From Salvelinus sp. IW2-2015 linkage group LG33, ASM291031v2, whole genome shotgun sequence, one genomic window encodes:
- the LOC111958163 gene encoding two pore channel protein 1, giving the protein MEDTDDDVPLILTWDDANSGLLSEETERGDENGGGGYDIVNNQVIPTPGPPPNYRSHNASLQQSWEMNYQEAAIYLQVGKENDKFFYTALEPQALAAYLFAHNHLFYMMELLTGLLLMVLSLCEAPAVPSLRLDVYVHATLELLALVMVAFELCMKLRWLGFHTFIRHKRTMVKTCVLXLQFVEAIVVLIRQTSHLRVTRALRPIFLVDCRYCGAVRRNLRQIFQSLPPFIDILLLLLFFMVIFAILGFCLFSPNTSDPYFNTLENSIVSLFVLVTTANFPDVMMPAYSRNRWSCVFFIVYLSIELYFIMNLLLAVVFDTFNGVEKMKFKSLLLHKRSAIDHAFQLLVSRQRPMGVSLKQFDGLMRFYRPRMSSRDRFLTYKALNTAGAPMLSLDDFYKFYEVIGLKWKARRSGEHWFDDLPHTTFLIFKGINLLVKSKAFQYTMYVVVAVNGVWILVETYMLNSGFSWSRMVPWSYIVFLTIYGVEVLLKITGLGPLAYFSSGWNLFDFSVTVFAFLGLIALAFDMEPFYFIVVLRPLQLLRLFKIKQRYRNVLDTMFELFPRMASLGLTLIIFYYSFAIVGMEFFADVVYPNCCNTSTVADSYRQINVTIGNRTVLDEGYYYLNNFNNILSSFVTLFELTVVNNWYITMEGVTSMTTHWSRLYFMTFYIVTMVVMTIIVAFILDAFVFRMNYSRKNKEPLLDPEDENGIVFEMCEWYAEYSRENLPQSDRSLVERELDIPPPCHEHES; this is encoded by the exons ATGGAGGATACCGATGATGACGTGCCCCTCATCCTGACCTGGGATGATGCGAACAGCGGTCTGTtgagtgaggagacagagaggggagacgagA aTGGAGGAGGGGGGTATGACATTGTGAATAACCAGGTGATACCAACACCGGGGCCACCACCAAACTACAGATCACACAATGCCTCACTTCAACAAAGCTGGGAGATGAACTACCAGGAAGCAGCGATCTATCTACAG gtgggaaagg aaaatgaTAAGTTCTTTTACACAGCCCTCGAACCCCAGGCGCTGGCAGCATACTTGTTTGCTCACAACCACCTGTTCTACATGATGGAGCTGCTAACAGGACTCCTACTGATGGTCCTGTCACTCTGTGAGGCTCCCGCTGTACCATCACTACGCTTGGATGTTTAC GTCCATGCCACTCTGGAGTTACTGGCTCTGGTTATGGTGGCGTTTGAACTCTGTATGAAGCTGCGCTGGCTCGGCTTCCACACATTCATCAGACACAAGAGGACCATGGTGAAG ACGTGTGTGTTGKTGCTCCAGTTTGTGGAGGCCATAGTGGTTCTGATCCGGCAGACGTCGCACCTGCGTGTGACCAGAGCTCTCAGACCKATATTCCTGGTGGATTGCAGATACTGTGGTGCCGTGCGAag AAACCTGCGTCAAATTTTCCAGTCCCTTCCCCCTTTTATAGacatcctgctgctgctgctcttctttatggtcatatttgccatcctgg gcTTCTGTCTGTTCTCCCCTAATACTTCTGATCCG TACTTCAACACTCTGGAGAACAGCATCGTGAGTCTTTTTGTGCTCGTGACCACCGCAAA CTTCCCAGATGTGATGATGCCAGCGTACTCTCGCAACCGCTGGTCCTGTGTCTTCTTCATCGTCTACCTCTCCATAGAACTTTACTTCATCATGAACttg ctcCTGGCGGTGGTGTTCGATACGTTTAACGGTGTTGAGAAGATGAAGTTTAAATCTCTGCTGCTTCACAAACGCTCCGCTATCGACCATGCCTTCCAACTTCTGGTCagcagacag AGGCCAATGGGTGTGTCTCTGAAGCAGTTCGATGGTCTGATGCGTTTCTATAGACCTCGTATGTCATCCAGAGACCGCTTCCTCACATACAAGGCCCTCAACACTGCAGGAGCACCCATGCTCAg CCTGGATGACTTTTATAAGTTCTATGAAGTCATCGGTCTCAAATGGAAG GCACGGCGGAGCGGGGAACACTGGTTTGATGATCTTCCACACACTACTTTTCTTATCTTCAAAG GCATCAATCTGCTGGTCAAGTCTAAAGCCTTCCAGTATACCATGT atgtggTGGTGGCCGTTAACGGAGTGTGGATCTTAGTAGAGACCTACATGTTGAATA GTGGATTCTCCTGGTCCAGAATGGTTCCCTGGAGCTACATCGTCTTCCTCACGA TCTAtggggtggaggtgttgttgaagATAACAGGCTTGGGGCCGTTGGCCTACTTCAGCTCTGGCTGGAACCT GTTTGACTTCTCTGTGACGGTGTTTGCCTTTCTGGGCTTGATTGCTCTGGCCTTTGACATGGAGCCCTTCTACTTCATTGTGGTGCTCAGACCGCTGCAGCTACTCAG gTTGTTTAAGATAAAGCAGAGGTATCGCAACGTGTTGGACACCATGTTTGAACTCTTCCCAAGGATGGCAAG TCTGGGGCTGACACTGATCATCTTCTACTACTCCTTTGCCATCGTGGGGATGGAGTTCTTCGCTGATGTAGTTTACCCTAACTGCTGCAA TACCAGTACAGTAGCAGATTCCTACAGGCAGATCAATGTAACCATAGGCAACCGGACGGTGCTGGACGAGGGCTACTACTATCTCAACAACTTCAACAATATCCTTAGCAGCTTTg tgACTCTGTTTGAGCTGACTGTGGTAAACAACTGGTACATCACCATG GAAGGAGTGACATCCATGACCACTCACTGGAGCCGCCTCTACTTCATGACCTTCTACATCGTCACCATG gTGGTGATGACCATCATCGTTGCCTTCATCCTGGATGCGTTTGTGTTCCGTATGAACTACAGCCGGAAGAACAAAGAACCACTGTTAGACCCTGAGG ATGAGAACGGTATAGTGTttgagatgtgt gagtggtATGCTGAGTACTCCAGAGAGAATTTACCCCAGTCAGACAGAAGCCTAGTGGAGAGAGAGCTGGACATCCCTCCTCCCTGCCATGAACATGAATCCTAA